A genomic stretch from Planctomycetota bacterium includes:
- a CDS encoding helix-turn-helix domain-containing protein, producing MASLSSTTTEGTTMDRQGRLQARPIEPPPVEPLALRIGDAARALGISERKLHDLTKRHAVPHVRLDGVILYPLPALRSWLASSATSAVIASVTADAAEGGDA from the coding sequence CGTCGCTGTCGTCGACCACGACGGAGGGCACGACGATGGATCGTCAGGGGCGACTGCAAGCGCGGCCGATCGAGCCTCCTCCAGTTGAACCGCTCGCGCTTCGAATCGGTGACGCAGCCCGGGCGCTCGGGATCAGTGAGCGGAAGCTCCACGACCTGACCAAGCGCCACGCGGTGCCGCATGTACGTCTCGACGGTGTGATTCTCTATCCGCTCCCCGCGCTCCGCTCCTGGTTGGCCTCGTCGGCCACGAGTGCAGTAATCGCCTCCGTGACCGCCGACGCGGCGGAAGGCGGTGACGCTTGA